A window of the Paralichthys olivaceus isolate ysfri-2021 chromosome 5, ASM2471397v2, whole genome shotgun sequence genome harbors these coding sequences:
- the rmi2 gene encoding recQ-mediated genome instability protein 2, producing the protein MYKPEGSSVERKRPPPVKVLSCQLRSAKTQGASGSGDSWLIRPGRGPSLPVSLVWMQGTVLEAQLDRNTVLLMDETGTFAVQGVNNIPKGKSCLSQGRYVMVMGLIQAASPEPVVRAVKMADLSELAELHRRMWRLEVEELQQVLG; encoded by the exons ATGTACAAACCGGAGGGAAGCAGCGTGGAGAGAAAACGTCCTCCGCCGGTTAAAGTGCTCTCCTGTCAGCTGAGGAGCGCAAAGACCCAGGGGGCCTCCGGCAGCGGGGACAGCTGGCTTATCAGACCGGGCAGAGGTCCCTCTCTTCCGGTGTCGCTGGTGTGGATGCAAGGGACCGTCCTGGAGGCGCAGCTGGACCGAAACACCGTCCTGCTGATGGATGAAACGGGGACGTTCGCTGTCCAGGGCGTCAACAACATCCCCAAGGGGAAGTCATGTTTGTCCCAAG GCAGGTACGTGATGGTGATGGGTCTCATCCAGGCCGCCTCCCCGGAGCCAGTCGTCCGGGCGGTGAAGATGGCAGATCTCTCGGAGCTGGCGGAGCTCCACAGGCGGATGTGGaggctggaggtggaggagctgcagcaggtgtTGGGCTGA
- the ubfd1 gene encoding ubiquitin domain-containing protein UBFD1 isoform X1: MATQDGSEEVIMETEAKPKEAEPLAEDAEKSDAETTSHLDTGDATTQDSSISNGDETDDNQEKVDLKIIWNKNKYDLKIPVDSTGAKLKERIHSLTGLPPAMQKVMYKGLLPEDKTLREIKITNGAKIMVVGSTINDVLAVNTPKEVVQEEVKAEENKKEPLCRQKQHRKVLDKGKPDDIMSAIKGTKERLPTVPLSGMFNKSGGKVRLTFKLEQDQLWLGTKERTEKIPMGSIKNVVSEPIEGHEDYHMMAFQLGPTEASQYWVYWVPAQFVDAIKDTVLGKWQYF; encoded by the exons ATGGCGACGCAGGATG gaagtgaagaagtcATAATGGAGACTGAGGCGAAGCCAAAAGAAGCTGAACCACTGGCTGAAGATGCTGAAAAAAGTGATGCAGAAACTACGTCTCACTTAGATACAGGAGACGCCACAACTCAGGACTCTAGTATTAGCAATGGGGATGAAACGGACGATAACCAGGAGAAGGTGGACTTGAAGATTATttggaacaaaaataaatatgatctGAAAATTCCTGTTGATAGCACAGGAGCCAAACTAAAAGAGAGGATCCATTCCCTCACTG GTCTTCCCCCGGCAATGCAGAAAGTCATGTACAAAGGATTGCTCCCCGAGGACAAGACGCTACGTGAAATAAAGATTACAAATGGTGCAAAAATAATGGTGGTAGGATCGACGATAAATGATGTATTAGCCGTGAATACACCCAAAGAGGTCGTTCAGGAGGAAGTcaaagcagaagaaaacaagaaagagCCTTTATGCAGGCAAAAG CAACACAGGAAAGTCCTGGACAAAGGTAAACCAGACGACATAATGTCAGCTATTAAAGGAACAAAG GAACGATTACCAACAGTGCCTTTATCCGGAATGTTCAACAAGTCCGGAGGAAAAGTTAGACTCACGTTTAAACTGGAGCAGGATCAGTTGTGGCTTGGAACAAAGG AGCGAACGGAGAAAattccaatgggctccattaaAAACGTAGTGTCTGAACCTATTGAAGGCCATGAGGACTATCACATGATG GCTTTTCAGTTGGGTCCAACAGAAGCGTCTCAATATTGGGTCTACTGGGTGCCTGCACAGTTTGTTGATGCAATCAAAGACACAGTCCTTGGAAAATGGCAGTATTTCTAA
- the ubfd1 gene encoding ubiquitin domain-containing protein UBFD1 isoform X2: METEAKPKEAEPLAEDAEKSDAETTSHLDTGDATTQDSSISNGDETDDNQEKVDLKIIWNKNKYDLKIPVDSTGAKLKERIHSLTGLPPAMQKVMYKGLLPEDKTLREIKITNGAKIMVVGSTINDVLAVNTPKEVVQEEVKAEENKKEPLCRQKQHRKVLDKGKPDDIMSAIKGTKERLPTVPLSGMFNKSGGKVRLTFKLEQDQLWLGTKERTEKIPMGSIKNVVSEPIEGHEDYHMMAFQLGPTEASQYWVYWVPAQFVDAIKDTVLGKWQYF, translated from the exons ATGGAGACTGAGGCGAAGCCAAAAGAAGCTGAACCACTGGCTGAAGATGCTGAAAAAAGTGATGCAGAAACTACGTCTCACTTAGATACAGGAGACGCCACAACTCAGGACTCTAGTATTAGCAATGGGGATGAAACGGACGATAACCAGGAGAAGGTGGACTTGAAGATTATttggaacaaaaataaatatgatctGAAAATTCCTGTTGATAGCACAGGAGCCAAACTAAAAGAGAGGATCCATTCCCTCACTG GTCTTCCCCCGGCAATGCAGAAAGTCATGTACAAAGGATTGCTCCCCGAGGACAAGACGCTACGTGAAATAAAGATTACAAATGGTGCAAAAATAATGGTGGTAGGATCGACGATAAATGATGTATTAGCCGTGAATACACCCAAAGAGGTCGTTCAGGAGGAAGTcaaagcagaagaaaacaagaaagagCCTTTATGCAGGCAAAAG CAACACAGGAAAGTCCTGGACAAAGGTAAACCAGACGACATAATGTCAGCTATTAAAGGAACAAAG GAACGATTACCAACAGTGCCTTTATCCGGAATGTTCAACAAGTCCGGAGGAAAAGTTAGACTCACGTTTAAACTGGAGCAGGATCAGTTGTGGCTTGGAACAAAGG AGCGAACGGAGAAAattccaatgggctccattaaAAACGTAGTGTCTGAACCTATTGAAGGCCATGAGGACTATCACATGATG GCTTTTCAGTTGGGTCCAACAGAAGCGTCTCAATATTGGGTCTACTGGGTGCCTGCACAGTTTGTTGATGCAATCAAAGACACAGTCCTTGGAAAATGGCAGTATTTCTAA